In a genomic window of Lacrimispora sp. BS-2:
- a CDS encoding extracellular solute-binding protein: protein MKKKWIAVTLAWAMGVTILAGCTTKNPDQSGGNTAKDSGNSGEIVINYPTFQVGVNTAAPVVSQLVEEFNKEYKGKYRIQLEEVPGDANYVDKIKVQLGTGDLPPVVYGGGYNLLDLAVAKDLVLDLTDTVGGDPEWKGLYSDASLETNSRNGKIYASSAEGSIIGYFYNKELFEKAGITEPAKTWDEFFKQCDALKAAGITPLAMDTADSAWVTQLWLGAMAATANEDGLKFMETMNPDDYNTPEMIAAAEKVQTMLREYTTLDAIGGKYENAANNFLSGQAAMIANGPWMIGDFEDEAKAMPGFSDKVGSAIYPGGFVYDAPIQGYFVTKQDDPKLEEAAIAMVKFFTSAHAQQLGLETQGMIPASQTVEITEEAKRKYPLLADFLNQAEEAAIRSDNMQSTMYSNLLDVISQELPRLYSGDLDPKGFCQSLTDGAKKNQ, encoded by the coding sequence ATGAAAAAGAAGTGGATAGCAGTTACCCTTGCATGGGCAATGGGGGTTACGATACTGGCAGGCTGTACTACGAAAAATCCGGACCAGTCCGGTGGGAATACTGCAAAAGATTCTGGAAACAGTGGGGAAATTGTGATCAATTATCCGACATTTCAGGTGGGGGTAAATACTGCAGCACCGGTAGTTTCTCAGCTTGTAGAGGAATTTAACAAAGAGTACAAAGGAAAATACCGCATTCAACTGGAAGAAGTTCCAGGTGACGCCAATTACGTGGACAAGATTAAAGTGCAGTTAGGGACGGGAGATTTGCCGCCGGTTGTCTATGGGGGCGGCTATAACTTACTGGACCTTGCAGTAGCCAAGGATCTGGTTCTTGATTTGACGGATACGGTAGGTGGAGATCCGGAGTGGAAAGGGCTGTATTCCGATGCATCGTTAGAAACAAACAGCCGCAACGGAAAAATCTATGCTTCTTCTGCAGAGGGTTCCATTATTGGTTATTTTTATAACAAAGAATTATTTGAAAAAGCAGGGATTACTGAACCAGCGAAAACATGGGATGAATTTTTTAAACAGTGTGATGCGTTAAAAGCGGCAGGAATTACCCCTCTTGCTATGGATACGGCAGATTCTGCATGGGTTACCCAGCTTTGGCTTGGTGCCATGGCAGCAACGGCAAATGAAGATGGTCTTAAGTTTATGGAAACCATGAATCCAGATGATTACAATACTCCGGAGATGATTGCAGCGGCGGAAAAAGTCCAAACCATGTTAAGGGAATATACGACTTTGGATGCCATAGGCGGAAAGTATGAAAATGCCGCAAATAATTTCCTGTCCGGTCAGGCGGCAATGATTGCCAATGGTCCGTGGATGATTGGGGATTTTGAAGATGAAGCAAAGGCAATGCCTGGTTTTTCTGATAAAGTAGGATCAGCAATCTATCCGGGAGGATTTGTTTATGACGCTCCCATTCAGGGATATTTTGTGACAAAGCAGGATGATCCGAAGCTGGAGGAAGCAGCGATTGCCATGGTAAAATTCTTTACCTCTGCTCATGCCCAGCAGCTTGGTTTAGAGACTCAGGGAATGATTCCTGCTTCCCAGACAGTGGAAATCACAGAGGAAGCAAAAAGGAAATATCCGTTATTAGCCGATTTCTTAAATCAGGCAGAAGAAGCTGCCATACGCAGTGACAATATGCAGTCGACGATGTATTCCAATTTACTTGATGTGATCAGCCAGGAGCTGCCAAGATTGTATTCCGGTGACTTAGACCCAAAAGGATTTTGCCAGTCTTTAACAGACGGGGCAAAAAAGAACCAGTAA
- a CDS encoding sugar ABC transporter permease translates to MKINKMWIPVFLLPTVVLFLMIYAVPLVMVFATSLFDYRLNAKDMTFIGFGNYSRLFRDPDFFQALSNTVMWILIQCTVHVALGTVVALILYKRPKGWKFVRTAYMVPNIISNAAIAMIFLNIFNPQFGVINSVLKAARLEHLTRNWLMDSRTSFVSVTLIWVLFAGYTTTLVLAQALSIDDTIIEAAKVDGASPFQRDIFVVLPLLKKVIGTTMVMAATYMLQMFDLIYITTNGGPGKATTNLPLLLYSVYKGENNYGYANAIGVCIVVIGIGAMALINKALKVNQEEY, encoded by the coding sequence GTGAAAATTAATAAAATGTGGATTCCTGTTTTTTTACTGCCAACAGTTGTTTTATTCCTAATGATTTATGCAGTTCCTCTGGTGATGGTATTTGCCACATCCTTATTTGACTACCGTTTAAATGCAAAGGATATGACTTTTATTGGATTTGGAAATTACTCCCGGCTTTTTCGTGATCCTGATTTTTTTCAGGCATTGTCCAATACGGTGATGTGGATCCTTATCCAGTGTACGGTTCATGTGGCATTGGGAACGGTGGTTGCCCTGATCCTGTATAAACGGCCAAAAGGGTGGAAGTTTGTCCGTACTGCATACATGGTGCCAAATATTATTTCCAATGCAGCCATTGCCATGATCTTTTTAAATATTTTTAATCCTCAGTTTGGTGTGATTAATTCTGTGCTAAAGGCAGCCAGGCTGGAACATCTGACAAGAAACTGGCTGATGGACAGCCGTACTTCCTTTGTATCAGTAACCTTAATCTGGGTCCTGTTTGCAGGATACACCACAACGCTGGTACTGGCACAGGCACTTTCCATTGATGATACGATCATAGAGGCAGCAAAGGTAGATGGTGCATCACCATTTCAAAGAGATATTTTTGTTGTGCTGCCTCTCTTAAAGAAAGTAATTGGAACTACCATGGTGATGGCAGCTACCTATATGCTGCAAATGTTTGATTTGATTTATATCACCACCAACGGAGGGCCGGGAAAGGCAACCACCAATCTCCCTCTTTTGCTTTATAGTGTCTATAAAGGGGAGAATAATTATGGCTATGCCAATGCCATTGGTGTGTGTATTGTAGTAATTGGAATCGGAGCCATGGCACTCATTAATAAGGCATTAAAGGTGAATCAGGAAGAATACTAA
- a CDS encoding carbohydrate ABC transporter permease produces MKKYTLCVLKYLLLVICVCVALFPIVWVFMSSFKTNAEILANGVSLPKSFSLKGYQDALTISPILRYFGNSVVITVCSTGFNVLFLAMAAYVFARCTFSGKNLLYFILSLSLVIPMTALLHPVYGVILKIGLYDTKAGLILVYTALNLPMSLLILRGTFLSVPKALEEAAYVDGANFVRTFFQIMLPCAKGGLTSAAVLAFLNSWNEFTFALVLTSGQKARTLPLSLSYFTAQFSFNYTALFAAVTIAVFPSIAVFAIFQEQVVSSLTTGAVKE; encoded by the coding sequence GTGAAAAAATATACGTTATGTGTATTAAAGTATTTATTATTGGTCATCTGCGTATGTGTTGCACTGTTCCCCATTGTGTGGGTGTTCATGTCTTCCTTTAAAACCAATGCAGAGATTTTGGCAAATGGGGTTTCCCTGCCAAAAAGCTTTTCTTTGAAAGGGTATCAGGACGCATTGACGATTTCCCCGATTTTACGTTATTTTGGAAACAGTGTGGTGATTACCGTATGTTCTACCGGGTTTAATGTATTATTTTTGGCAATGGCAGCTTATGTGTTTGCCCGGTGTACTTTTTCTGGAAAGAATTTGCTCTATTTTATTCTTTCCCTGTCATTAGTTATTCCTATGACGGCATTGCTCCATCCGGTGTATGGAGTGATTTTGAAGATTGGTTTGTATGATACGAAAGCAGGGCTGATTTTGGTTTATACTGCTCTTAATTTACCGATGTCATTATTAATTCTCAGAGGAACTTTTTTGTCGGTTCCAAAAGCGTTAGAGGAAGCTGCATATGTAGACGGAGCAAATTTTGTACGTACCTTTTTCCAGATTATGCTGCCATGTGCAAAGGGGGGGCTGACCTCTGCGGCAGTATTGGCATTTTTAAACTCATGGAATGAATTTACCTTTGCTCTGGTATTGACAAGCGGGCAAAAGGCACGGACCCTTCCATTGTCATTAAGCTATTTTACAGCACAGTTCAGTTTTAATTATACGGCACTGTTTGCTGCCGTCACAATTGCGGTGTTTCCGTCTATTGCGGTCTTTGCCATCTTCCAGGAACAGGTGGTATCCAGCTTGACCACAGGGGCGGTAAAAGAATAG
- a CDS encoding Gfo/Idh/MocA family oxidoreductase, producing MMKLGVIGLGEVSQLMHLPILQDLCEQYTITAVSDVSESLVEFVQKKYHIPNGYLNAIELIEQADIDGVLILSPDQYHGEYAACALKAGKHVFVEKPVTLCSDELKELIELKKKYPELIVMVGYMRRYAGPFLKAKEILESQKKTTEYLRFRDIILEGPFFIGQTRPVFYPKDVPAEVIAEGNARRRAHLDRAIGASATDEERTTYQMMTGLGCHSFSAVRELFGMPKKIHSVMTAFGGEQVIVVMEFDGFLATYELINNQNVVQFDAAIEIFQKNRKIHVKYETPYIRYQPASVEVIDSTETETKTTHYGPDFRDAFQTELLLFAECVKTGKQPKTVLEDAVDDLKLFEEIIDVMRRQHDGQEKI from the coding sequence ATGATGAAACTTGGAGTGATTGGTCTTGGGGAAGTTTCCCAGCTTATGCATCTTCCCATTTTACAGGATCTTTGTGAACAGTATACCATTACTGCTGTTTCAGATGTATCAGAAAGTCTGGTGGAGTTTGTACAGAAGAAATATCATATTCCCAATGGGTACTTAAATGCCATAGAGTTGATCGAACAGGCAGACATTGACGGGGTACTGATTCTTTCCCCTGACCAGTACCATGGAGAATATGCTGCTTGTGCATTAAAGGCAGGAAAGCACGTGTTTGTGGAAAAACCGGTTACTTTATGCAGCGACGAACTGAAAGAATTAATTGAGTTAAAAAAGAAGTATCCGGAATTAATTGTTATGGTTGGATATATGCGGCGTTACGCGGGACCTTTTTTAAAGGCAAAAGAAATTTTAGAAAGCCAGAAAAAAACCACAGAATACCTTCGTTTTCGCGATATCATCCTGGAAGGACCATTTTTTATTGGACAGACCAGACCTGTTTTTTATCCAAAGGATGTTCCGGCAGAGGTGATTGCAGAGGGAAATGCCAGAAGAAGGGCACATCTTGACCGGGCAATTGGCGCTTCGGCAACCGATGAAGAACGTACGACCTACCAGATGATGACCGGACTTGGCTGCCATTCTTTTTCAGCAGTCAGGGAACTGTTTGGCATGCCAAAGAAGATTCATTCAGTTATGACTGCTTTTGGTGGGGAACAAGTGATTGTAGTCATGGAATTTGATGGATTTTTGGCTACCTATGAATTAATAAATAATCAGAATGTGGTGCAGTTTGATGCAGCAATTGAGATTTTCCAAAAGAACCGGAAGATTCATGTGAAATACGAAACTCCTTATATCCGCTATCAGCCTGCCAGCGTAGAGGTGATTGATTCTACGGAGACAGAGACAAAAACAACTCACTATGGACCTGATTTCCGCGATGCATTCCAGACGGAACTGCTATTATTTGCAGAGTGTGTGAAAACAGGAAAGCAGCCGAAAACCGTATTGGAAGATGCGGTGGATGACTTGAAACTATTTGAAGAAATTATTGATGTCATGAGAAGACAACATGACGGACAGGAGAAGATATGA
- a CDS encoding sugar phosphate isomerase/epimerase, protein MSKITIATAPCSWGVWYADGTPSKTPYPVFLDQAALAGYQSLELGPDGYLPVDEGRLWEELSARKLNVCAGTVCYQFDKEPSFASFRGRVEALCRRLKAFDGKYLVAMDESDVGLYSEKKQEMPPEIWNEFLEKINQMGKFTKEEYGIEVVYHPHIKSMIETEEEIIRLMDYTGLNLCFDIGHHAYVNGDGSCKETSAISFIRRYPQRIAYLHFKNVDHDVLARVKREHLDSDTAFDIDVMGDLKDGIVDYEELKKVLDEIGFEGIGVIEQDMPKATTSQAFAAAKRNLEYLRSIHMID, encoded by the coding sequence ATGAGTAAGATAACGATAGCGACCGCTCCCTGTTCCTGGGGCGTGTGGTATGCAGATGGAACACCGTCAAAAACCCCCTATCCTGTTTTTCTTGATCAGGCGGCTTTAGCAGGATACCAGTCATTGGAACTTGGACCAGATGGATATCTCCCTGTTGATGAGGGCAGGCTTTGGGAGGAATTGTCCGCACGTAAGCTGAATGTATGTGCCGGTACGGTCTGCTACCAGTTTGACAAAGAGCCGTCCTTTGCCTCGTTCCGCGGCCGGGTGGAAGCTCTTTGCCGCAGATTAAAAGCATTTGATGGAAAATATCTGGTGGCAATGGATGAATCGGATGTGGGATTATACAGTGAAAAGAAGCAGGAGATGCCGCCTGAGATATGGAATGAATTTTTAGAGAAAATCAACCAGATGGGGAAATTTACAAAAGAGGAATATGGGATTGAAGTGGTGTACCATCCTCATATTAAAAGTATGATCGAAACAGAAGAGGAGATTATCCGTCTGATGGATTACACCGGGTTAAACTTATGCTTTGATATCGGACATCATGCTTATGTGAACGGAGATGGAAGCTGTAAGGAAACCAGTGCCATTTCTTTTATCCGCCGTTACCCACAGAGAATTGCTTACTTACATTTTAAGAATGTAGACCATGATGTTCTTGCCCGTGTCAAAAGGGAACATCTTGATTCAGATACCGCATTTGATATAGATGTGATGGGAGATTTAAAGGATGGAATCGTGGACTATGAGGAATTAAAAAAAGTACTTGATGAGATTGGATTTGAGGGAATTGGAGTGATTGAACAGGATATGCCAAAGGCCACCACATCCCAGGCGTTTGCAGCGGCAAAACGAAATCTGGAATACTTAAGGAGTATTCACATGATTGATTAG
- a CDS encoding glucosamine-6-phosphate deaminase produces the protein MKIIICKDYEEMSRKAAELVGKCIENTPEGLISFPGGDTPLGMVHKFTEMVNEGQIDISRIKYVSLDEWVGLSHEDGGSCGLFNQENLLKPLKKPFEKVHLIHGDAEEIEAEREALNDYILKYGPLMVSVLGIGMNGHLGFNEAGVDFGVEAHIIPLDEVTRSVMPKYFGEKFHPTHGITQGLKQIMEAKTVILIANGAHKADILSQTVHGPVTREVPASILQTHPDCYLITDQAAAVKL, from the coding sequence ATGAAAATCATCATTTGTAAGGATTATGAAGAAATGAGCCGGAAAGCGGCAGAACTGGTGGGGAAATGTATTGAGAATACACCAGAAGGACTGATCAGTTTTCCGGGAGGGGATACGCCTCTTGGAATGGTACATAAATTTACAGAGATGGTGAATGAAGGACAGATTGATATCAGCCGGATCAAGTATGTTTCCTTAGATGAATGGGTGGGGCTTTCTCATGAAGACGGGGGTTCCTGCGGGCTTTTTAATCAGGAGAATTTATTAAAGCCGCTAAAGAAGCCGTTTGAAAAGGTCCATTTGATTCATGGGGATGCAGAGGAGATCGAAGCAGAGCGGGAAGCATTGAATGATTATATCTTAAAATACGGTCCATTGATGGTATCGGTGTTAGGGATTGGGATGAATGGTCATCTGGGATTTAATGAAGCGGGAGTGGATTTCGGTGTAGAAGCCCATATCATTCCATTAGATGAAGTAACGAGAAGCGTGATGCCTAAATATTTTGGGGAAAAGTTTCATCCAACCCATGGAATTACCCAGGGATTAAAGCAGATTATGGAAGCAAAAACAGTGATTCTTATAGCAAATGGTGCCCATAAGGCAGATATTCTTTCCCAGACTGTTCATGGCCCGGTAACCAGGGAAGTGCCTGCAAGTATTTTGCAGACTCATCCGGATTGTTATTTAATTACCGACCAAGCGGCAGCGGTAAAATTATGA
- a CDS encoding carbohydrate kinase family protein gives MNRLCDLSGKRKEIREKRVVAGFDGFVDTTVRPIAQTATASSNAKMFATIQEFGEFLVSKAGKSCSVELKVESKSLGGNMPYFSLGAGTLGLDVTCIGMLGEGGRAEDVFSALPCTLYPFTPPGESTCMEFQDGKVMLAPSCELSGDVWELVMKCTSGQANQMFSKADLIALVNWSELSFSQRLWQETYDHGLSKECCNKGQFAFFDLCDISRKMPEEVEGVLRLMAMFSTKRTTILSMNENEAVTIGKQLLGGCQEGTEIAHEVRKRYGVDEVLIHTLKDSLLMSSRGLVRIPTDFVENPVKSTGAGDHFNAASCLGVLMGLCDEERVVLANRVSSFYVRNGYSPRLEEISAGFCKLIEI, from the coding sequence ATGAACCGGCTGTGTGATCTTTCCGGGAAACGGAAGGAAATAAGGGAAAAGCGTGTTGTTGCAGGGTTTGATGGATTTGTTGATACAACGGTGCGTCCGATTGCCCAAACGGCAACGGCTTCATCAAACGCAAAGATGTTTGCCACGATACAGGAGTTTGGTGAATTTCTGGTGAGTAAGGCAGGGAAAAGCTGTTCGGTGGAGCTAAAAGTGGAATCAAAGAGTCTGGGAGGAAATATGCCTTATTTCTCTCTGGGGGCGGGGACCCTTGGACTTGACGTTACCTGCATCGGAATGTTGGGAGAGGGAGGAAGGGCAGAAGATGTATTTTCTGCTCTTCCTTGTACCTTATATCCGTTTACACCTCCGGGGGAATCTACCTGTATGGAATTTCAGGATGGAAAGGTAATGCTTGCACCTTCCTGTGAATTATCCGGTGATGTATGGGAGCTGGTAATGAAGTGTACTTCCGGGCAGGCAAATCAGATGTTTTCTAAGGCTGATTTAATTGCACTGGTAAATTGGAGTGAACTGTCTTTTTCCCAACGCCTCTGGCAGGAGACTTACGACCATGGGTTGTCCAAGGAGTGCTGTAATAAGGGACAGTTTGCATTTTTTGATCTGTGCGATATTTCTCGAAAAATGCCGGAAGAGGTGGAAGGTGTTTTAAGGCTGATGGCAATGTTCTCCACAAAACGGACGACGATTTTAAGCATGAATGAAAATGAGGCAGTTACCATAGGAAAACAGCTGTTAGGAGGCTGTCAGGAAGGAACAGAGATTGCTCATGAAGTGAGGAAACGGTATGGGGTTGATGAGGTGTTAATCCACACATTAAAGGATAGTTTGCTGATGAGCAGCCGGGGACTGGTACGTATTCCTACTGATTTTGTAGAAAATCCGGTAAAGTCGACTGGAGCCGGAGATCATTTTAATGCAGCATCTTGTCTTGGGGTACTGATGGGGCTTTGTGATGAAGAACGGGTGGTCCTTGCTAACCGGGTGTCTTCTTTTTATGTCAGAAATGGATATTCGCCCAGGTTGGAGGAGATATCAGCTGGCTTTTGTAAGCTGATAGAGATATAG
- a CDS encoding pentapeptide repeat-containing protein — MSQKLLIPILPEVMDFVLEGVDELYRRKDQEEAVNDVLIRNLHVMEEDLSHMRFSAVIFENCIFQDCSFEKGEFTDVAFRACDISNCNFEDSYFNRVEFSSSKGMGTKFCGNTMLHTVIKDCNFNYANFDSSRLEHIRFTDSQVRGGSLTQCRCKALEWNRANLENASFFKTMMKGMDFTNSTIQGLVMSDNCTEIRGAVVDLYQAAELAKYLGVVIKN, encoded by the coding sequence ATGAGCCAGAAGCTTCTTATCCCCATCCTTCCGGAGGTGATGGATTTTGTTCTGGAAGGTGTAGATGAATTATACCGCAGAAAAGACCAGGAGGAAGCGGTAAACGATGTTCTCATAAGAAATCTTCATGTAATGGAGGAAGATCTCTCGCACATGCGTTTTTCCGCCGTCATATTTGAAAACTGCATATTTCAGGATTGCAGCTTTGAAAAAGGGGAGTTTACTGACGTGGCATTCCGGGCCTGCGACATATCCAACTGCAATTTTGAGGACAGTTATTTTAACCGGGTGGAATTTTCCTCCTCAAAGGGTATGGGAACAAAGTTCTGCGGGAATACCATGCTCCATACCGTAATAAAAGACTGCAATTTCAACTATGCTAATTTCGATTCTTCCAGACTGGAACACATCCGCTTTACCGATTCCCAGGTCCGGGGAGGTTCCCTGACCCAGTGCCGCTGCAAGGCGCTTGAATGGAACCGTGCAAATCTGGAAAATGCCAGCTTTTTTAAGACTATGATGAAAGGAATGGATTTTACCAACAGCACCATACAGGGGTTGGTGATGTCTGATAACTGTACGGAGATCAGGGGCGCTGTGGTGGACCTATACCAGGCGGCGGAACTGGCAAAGTATCTTGGCGTTGTCATAAAAAACTGA
- a CDS encoding CD3324 family protein, which translates to MRYQKANEILPAELVELIQNYIDGEYVYIPRKQENKRTWGQRTGAREERKRRDISIYADYVSGICVKHLAERYYLSEKSIQRIVLQEKKNKAIQ; encoded by the coding sequence ATGCGCTATCAGAAAGCGAATGAGATTTTACCGGCAGAGCTGGTGGAATTAATTCAGAATTATATAGACGGGGAATATGTTTATATCCCCAGAAAACAGGAAAATAAACGAACCTGGGGCCAGAGGACAGGAGCCAGAGAGGAAAGAAAGCGGCGGGATATATCCATTTATGCGGATTATGTTTCCGGCATATGCGTAAAGCATTTGGCGGAGCGTTATTACCTTTCCGAGAAAAGCATCCAGAGAATCGTACTTCAGGAAAAGAAAAATAAGGCAATACAATAG
- a CDS encoding DUF1062 domain-containing protein: protein MNRNLRKQWIVTPNQLPAIIRRCPKCGKKTEFINSGKFRVNANGRLIDVWLIYRCGQCETSWNMTIWERRLASRLEKEEYEGFLQNDPELAEKYGNDRDLFARNKVEAAVSKAEYYVTTVDTAFPCGENHAMEMEIRIPTGFDLRTDIFLMQQLSVSRSRIKKWCEAGLILSNGQVLLPKGKVKDGMLLQVRREAFQPQASPFSGRAWSTMRESRLPEENAPGPELPSADSSHRNDPV from the coding sequence ATGAATCGAAATTTACGAAAACAATGGATTGTCACGCCAAACCAGCTTCCAGCCATCATAAGAAGGTGCCCGAAATGCGGGAAAAAGACAGAATTCATAAACAGCGGAAAATTCAGAGTCAATGCCAATGGCCGCCTCATAGACGTCTGGCTGATTTACCGGTGCGGACAATGTGAGACCTCTTGGAATATGACCATATGGGAGAGAAGGCTGGCCAGTCGTCTGGAGAAAGAAGAGTATGAGGGATTTCTGCAAAATGATCCTGAACTGGCGGAAAAATACGGAAATGACAGGGACTTATTTGCGAGAAACAAGGTGGAAGCGGCAGTTTCAAAGGCGGAATATTATGTGACAACCGTGGACACTGCATTTCCCTGCGGGGAGAATCATGCCATGGAAATGGAAATAAGGATTCCGACTGGATTTGATTTGAGGACAGATATTTTTTTAATGCAGCAGTTGTCCGTATCCAGAAGCAGGATAAAGAAATGGTGTGAGGCCGGGTTGATTCTAAGCAATGGACAGGTTTTGCTTCCAAAAGGAAAAGTCAAAGACGGAATGCTTTTGCAGGTAAGGCGGGAAGCCTTCCAGCCGCAAGCTTCTCCCTTTTCCGGAAGAGCCTGGTCCACCATGAGGGAATCCAGGCTTCCGGAAGAAAATGCTCCTGGACCAGAACTTCCTTCTGCAGATTCTTCTCATCGGAATGATCCAGTCTAA
- the ahpC gene encoding alkyl hydroperoxide reductase subunit C, protein MSLIGTEVKPFKAQAYHNGKFVEVTEADFKGKWSIICFYPADFTFVCPTELEDLQNNYETFKKLGAEVYSVSTDTHYTHKAWHDNSDKIRNLTYVMIGDPSHTLSRNFDVLIEADGLADRGTFIVDPDGIIQSVEINAGNIGRDANILIDKIKAAQYVRSNPGEVCPAKWKEGGATLKPSLDLVGKI, encoded by the coding sequence ATGTCATTAATCGGAACAGAAGTAAAACCATTCAAAGCGCAGGCGTATCACAACGGAAAGTTTGTAGAGGTAACAGAGGCAGATTTTAAGGGGAAGTGGAGCATTATCTGCTTTTATCCTGCGGATTTCACCTTTGTTTGCCCAACGGAGCTGGAAGATTTGCAGAACAATTATGAGACATTCAAGAAGCTGGGCGCTGAAGTTTATTCCGTATCTACGGATACTCATTATACCCACAAGGCCTGGCATGACAATTCAGATAAAATACGCAACTTGACCTATGTCATGATTGGAGATCCCTCTCATACACTTTCCCGCAATTTTGACGTATTGATCGAAGCAGATGGACTTGCGGACCGTGGTACTTTTATCGTTGACCCGGACGGCATCATTCAGTCAGTAGAGATCAACGCCGGAAACATTGGCCGCGATGCGAACATTCTTATTGATAAGATCAAGGCTGCCCAGTACGTAAGGAGCAACCCTGGCGAGGTTTGCCCGGCAAAATGGAAAGAGGGCGGAGCCACACTGAAACCAAGTCTTGACCTGGTAGGGAAAATCTAA
- the ahpF gene encoding alkyl hydroperoxide reductase subunit F, whose amino-acid sequence MMLDADIKNQLAEYLQLLENDVLIKISAGSDSVSKDMMALMDELTALSPGIKTEQVKLPRTPSFSINRMEEDFGVTFAGIPLGHEFTSLVLALLQVSGRAPKVDGKLIDQVKRIKGEYHFETYISLSCHNCPEVVQALNLMSILNPGITHTMIDGAAFKDEAESKNIMAVPTVLLNGEFFGGGRMTLEEILGKLGSGPDISEFEKKEPFDILVIGGGPAGASAAIYAARKGIRTGVVAERFGGQVRETLGIENLISVGYTEGPKFAEILEQHVSNYDVDIMNAQRARRLERKEFIEVELENGAVLKSKAVILSTGARWRNVGIPGEAEFKNKGVAYCPHCDGPLYKGKQVAVIGGGNSGIEAAIDLAGIASHVTVFEFMPELKADAILQKRLYSLPNVTVLKNVQTKEITGTDKVNGITYMERESGAVHHMELQGVFVQIGLIANTDWLGETIERNRIGEIIVDDRNATSLPGVFAAGDCTDSVYKQIVIAMGSGASASLSAFDYLIRN is encoded by the coding sequence ATGATGCTGGATGCGGATATTAAGAATCAACTGGCTGAGTATCTCCAGCTTCTGGAAAACGATGTGCTGATTAAAATCAGCGCAGGATCTGACAGTGTATCAAAAGACATGATGGCTCTGATGGATGAGCTGACCGCCCTGTCACCGGGAATTAAGACAGAACAGGTAAAACTGCCCAGAACTCCCAGCTTTAGCATTAACCGTATGGAAGAAGACTTTGGGGTCACGTTTGCAGGCATTCCTTTGGGCCATGAATTTACCTCCCTGGTACTGGCTCTTTTACAGGTAAGCGGAAGAGCTCCCAAAGTTGACGGTAAATTAATTGACCAGGTGAAACGTATTAAGGGTGAGTATCACTTTGAAACCTATATCAGCTTAAGCTGCCATAATTGCCCGGAGGTGGTGCAGGCCCTTAACCTGATGAGCATTTTAAATCCCGGCATTACCCATACCATGATCGACGGTGCAGCCTTTAAAGATGAGGCGGAGAGTAAAAATATAATGGCTGTGCCTACGGTTTTATTAAATGGTGAGTTTTTTGGCGGCGGGCGCATGACACTGGAAGAGATTCTTGGAAAATTAGGCAGCGGGCCTGATATTTCAGAGTTTGAGAAGAAAGAACCGTTTGATATCCTTGTAATCGGAGGCGGTCCTGCAGGAGCCAGCGCAGCCATTTATGCGGCGCGCAAGGGCATACGCACAGGGGTTGTTGCTGAACGCTTTGGCGGTCAGGTGAGAGAGACACTGGGAATTGAAAATCTGATCAGCGTAGGATACACCGAAGGTCCCAAGTTTGCAGAAATCCTGGAGCAGCATGTTAGTAATTATGATGTAGATATTATGAATGCACAGCGTGCCAGACGCCTGGAAAGAAAAGAATTCATTGAGGTGGAACTGGAAAACGGCGCTGTCTTAAAAAGCAAGGCGGTGATCCTTTCCACGGGAGCCCGTTGGAGGAATGTTGGGATACCGGGAGAGGCGGAATTTAAGAATAAGGGAGTTGCTTATTGCCCCCATTGTGACGGCCCCCTTTATAAAGGAAAACAGGTGGCAGTGATCGGAGGCGGTAATTCCGGCATTGAAGCTGCTATCGATCTTGCAGGAATTGCCAGCCATGTAACGGTATTTGAGTTTATGCCTGAGCTGAAAGCGGATGCAATTCTCCAGAAGCGCCTTTACAGTCTGCCTAATGTAACAGTCTTAAAGAACGTTCAAACAAAAGAAATTACCGGAACTGATAAGGTAAACGGCATTACTTATATGGAACGTGAATCTGGAGCAGTCCATCATATGGAGCTGCAGGGGGTATTTGTTCAGATCGGTCTTATCGCCAATACGGACTGGCTGGGTGAAACCATTGAACGCAACCGCATTGGTGAGATTATTGTTGATGACCGCAATGCAACCAGTCTGCCTGGAGTTTTTGCAGCAGGAGACTGCACGGACAGTGTTTATAAGCAGATTGTCATTGCAATGGGATCTGGGGCCAGTGCTTCATTAAGTGCTTTTGATTATTTAATAAGAAATTGA